A DNA window from Aminipila luticellarii contains the following coding sequences:
- a CDS encoding GGDEF domain-containing response regulator: METILIVDDSFFNIQLLKGILQKDYNIIYASDGEKGLEIAKVMQPSLILLDVEMPGLNGFQVMERLQSLKETQQIPVVFLTGVDDTATEEKAFFCGAVDYIRKPFCCNVVCARVRTHINMFKYRQMLEAQMYIDVLTGLYTRKHCIDHVNKQWKQCIQDKTPFSLGIADIDFFKRVNDTYGHQEGDRVLNNVANIMKQSMPEENNYIARVGGEEFFLILTSENRDRVSEVIQHVCKAVGQKCVCKAGGNSDQEINVTISIGGSTIIPSERDSLDDFIAIADQMLYKAKNNGRNRVVWI; this comes from the coding sequence GTGGAAACCATTTTAATCGTAGATGATAGTTTTTTTAATATTCAGCTGCTGAAAGGAATACTGCAAAAGGATTACAACATTATATATGCAAGTGACGGAGAGAAAGGACTTGAAATCGCCAAAGTCATGCAGCCGTCTTTAATATTGTTAGATGTTGAAATGCCGGGACTGAATGGCTTTCAAGTGATGGAAAGACTACAGTCGCTGAAAGAAACTCAGCAGATTCCGGTGGTATTTCTTACCGGAGTAGATGATACGGCCACCGAAGAGAAAGCTTTTTTCTGCGGCGCAGTGGATTACATAAGAAAGCCTTTTTGCTGCAATGTGGTCTGTGCACGTGTGCGCACCCATATCAATATGTTCAAATACAGACAAATGCTTGAAGCACAGATGTATATCGACGTGCTGACCGGATTGTATACCAGAAAGCACTGCATTGATCATGTTAATAAGCAGTGGAAACAGTGCATTCAGGATAAAACGCCTTTTTCCCTGGGAATTGCAGATATTGACTTTTTTAAGAGGGTGAATGATACCTACGGACATCAGGAAGGGGACAGGGTATTGAACAATGTGGCCAATATCATGAAACAAAGTATGCCGGAAGAAAATAATTACATTGCCCGCGTAGGCGGAGAAGAGTTTTTTCTGATCTTAACTTCCGAAAACCGGGATCGGGTTTCAGAAGTTATACAACATGTGTGCAAAGCGGTGGGGCAGAAGTGCGTATGTAAGGCCGGCGGAAATTCGGATCAGGAAATAAACGTCACGATCAGTATCGGAGGGAGCACGATCATTCCTTCTGAGCGAGATTCTCTGGACGATTTTATAGCGATTGCGGATCAAATGCTTTACAAGGCAAAGAACAACGGCCGGAATCGAGTTGTATGGATTTAG
- a CDS encoding DDE-type integrase/transposase/recombinase: MASITQDMKYRLSLIKYAQRFGVTKAAIRYHHNRQYIYRWLRRYDGSIESLRELSRKPHSHKNQHTANELKLIHDMRRRNPNAGLVVFWVKLRQRGYSRSITGLYRVLIKQSLIPKKPQNPKYIAKKYEQMEYPGQRVQIDVKFVPSSCLVGEASDKKFYQYTAIDEFSRFRYLAAFEEHSSYSASEFLKQVIKAFPFKIECVQTDNGQEFTKRLGTSKNPTLTLFQRTLKEQGIIHKMIRPYTPRHNGKVERSHRKDNEYFYAIAKFYSFNDFKLQLKKHNANYNNFPMRPLGWVSPRETLFNFLKHGVTYV, encoded by the coding sequence ATGGCAAGTATAACACAAGATATGAAATATCGTCTATCCTTAATTAAATATGCTCAAAGATTTGGCGTTACAAAAGCTGCTATCAGATATCATCACAACAGGCAATATATTTATCGTTGGTTGCGTAGATATGATGGTTCTATTGAGTCCCTGAGAGAACTTTCTCGTAAGCCTCATTCCCATAAAAATCAGCATACTGCAAATGAGCTTAAACTCATTCATGATATGCGTCGTAGGAATCCAAATGCAGGTCTTGTTGTCTTTTGGGTCAAACTGCGACAGCGTGGGTATTCCAGATCCATTACTGGGCTTTATCGAGTACTAATCAAGCAATCTTTGATCCCTAAGAAACCTCAGAATCCTAAATATATTGCTAAAAAATATGAGCAAATGGAGTATCCAGGTCAAAGAGTACAAATTGATGTTAAATTTGTTCCATCCTCTTGCCTTGTTGGCGAAGCTTCTGATAAGAAATTCTATCAATATACTGCTATTGATGAATTCTCTCGTTTTAGATATCTTGCTGCTTTTGAGGAACACAGCTCTTATTCTGCTTCTGAATTCCTTAAACAAGTTATTAAAGCTTTCCCATTTAAGATCGAATGTGTTCAGACCGATAATGGACAGGAATTTACAAAACGTCTTGGTACTTCTAAAAATCCAACGTTAACGCTATTCCAACGGACTCTTAAGGAACAAGGTATTATCCATAAAATGATAAGGCCTTATACTCCAAGACATAATGGTAAAGTGGAACGCTCACATCGTAAGGATAATGAATATTTTTATGCGATAGCAAAGTTCTACTCATTCAATGATTTTAAATTACAACTAAAAAAGCATAATGCAAACTACAATAACTTTCCTATGCGCCCTTTGGGCTGGGTTTCCCCAAGAGAAACTCTATTTAATTTTTTGAAGCACGGTGTAACATATGTTTGA
- the groL gene encoding chaperonin GroEL (60 kDa chaperone family; promotes refolding of misfolded polypeptides especially under stressful conditions; forms two stacked rings of heptamers to form a barrel-shaped 14mer; ends can be capped by GroES; misfolded proteins enter the barrel where they are refolded when GroES binds), producing the protein MAKELHYGEDARRKLQAGVDKLADTVKITLGPKGRNVLIEKKFGSPVITNDGVTIAREIELEDAVENMGAQLVKEVATKTNDVAGDGTTTATLLAQIIIKEGFKNVAAGANPMVLKRGIQGAVDVAVDEIKNIAKTVENKDSIAQVASVSAADSTIGELIAEAMEKVGKDGVITVEESKSMGTTLEVVEGMQFDRGYLSAYMVSDTEKMEANMQNPYILLTDKKISNIQEILPILEQIVQQGRKLLIIAEDVDGEALATLVVNKLRGTFDCVAVKAPGFGDRRKAMMEDIAILTGGTVISEEVGYDLKEATLDMLGTAASVKVTKENTVIVDGSGKAEEIQNRIKQIKHQYEESTSDFDKEKLQERLAKLAGGVAVIQVGAATETELKERKLRIEDALNATKAAVEEGIVAGGGVALVNAIPAVSKYVETLSGDEKTGAAIIMRALEEPVRQIAENAGCEGSVIVAEVKNNKAGVGFNAATEEYVDMINAGIVDPAKVTRSALQNASSASAMLLTTEAGIVDIKKDEPAMPPMGGGGMPGMM; encoded by the coding sequence ATGGCTAAAGAACTACATTATGGTGAAGACGCTAGACGAAAATTACAAGCAGGTGTTGATAAGCTTGCAGACACTGTAAAAATTACATTAGGGCCGAAGGGCAGAAATGTTCTTATTGAAAAGAAATTTGGATCGCCGGTCATTACCAATGATGGTGTGACAATTGCCAGAGAAATCGAACTGGAAGATGCCGTAGAAAATATGGGTGCACAGCTTGTGAAAGAAGTAGCAACAAAGACAAACGATGTTGCAGGTGATGGTACGACTACTGCTACCCTTCTTGCACAGATCATTATTAAGGAAGGCTTTAAGAATGTGGCTGCCGGTGCAAACCCTATGGTATTAAAGAGAGGTATCCAAGGAGCCGTAGATGTGGCTGTGGATGAAATCAAGAATATTGCAAAGACCGTGGAAAATAAGGACAGCATCGCTCAGGTCGCTTCTGTTTCCGCAGCGGATTCTACTATTGGCGAACTGATTGCAGAGGCCATGGAAAAGGTCGGCAAGGATGGCGTTATCACAGTGGAAGAATCAAAATCCATGGGAACAACGCTGGAAGTCGTAGAAGGCATGCAGTTTGACAGAGGATATTTATCCGCATATATGGTCAGCGATACAGAAAAGATGGAAGCCAATATGCAGAACCCTTACATCCTATTGACCGATAAAAAGATTTCAAACATTCAGGAGATCCTTCCGATTCTGGAGCAGATCGTTCAGCAGGGAAGAAAGCTTTTGATCATTGCAGAGGATGTGGACGGCGAAGCCCTTGCCACTCTGGTAGTAAATAAGCTGAGAGGAACATTTGACTGCGTAGCTGTCAAGGCTCCGGGATTTGGTGACAGAAGAAAAGCTATGATGGAGGACATTGCTATTTTAACGGGTGGTACAGTTATTTCCGAGGAAGTCGGATATGACTTAAAGGAAGCTACATTAGATATGCTAGGTACTGCTGCATCCGTTAAGGTAACGAAGGAAAATACAGTTATCGTGGATGGTTCCGGCAAGGCTGAAGAGATTCAGAACCGAATCAAACAGATCAAGCATCAGTATGAAGAATCGACTTCCGATTTTGATAAAGAAAAGCTTCAGGAAAGACTGGCAAAGCTTGCAGGCGGCGTAGCTGTTATTCAGGTAGGTGCTGCAACTGAAACAGAGCTGAAGGAAAGAAAATTAAGAATTGAAGACGCTTTGAACGCAACCAAAGCTGCGGTTGAAGAAGGTATCGTAGCAGGCGGCGGTGTTGCTCTTGTCAATGCTATTCCGGCTGTAAGCAAATATGTTGAGACCCTTTCCGGTGATGAAAAGACCGGCGCGGCAATCATTATGAGAGCTTTAGAAGAACCGGTTAGACAGATCGCTGAAAATGCGGGCTGTGAAGGCTCTGTTATTGTTGCTGAGGTCAAGAACAACAAGGCCGGTGTTGGATTCAATGCAGCCACAGAGGAATATGTTGACATGATCAATGCAGGTATCGTCGATCCGGCAAAGGTTACAAGATCCGCTCTTCAGAACGCCTCCTCCGCATCTGCAATGCTTCTTACAACAGAAGCTGGCATCGTAGATATAAAGAAGGATGAACCGGCTATGCCTCCTATGGGCGGCGGCGGTATGCCGGGCATGATGTAA
- a CDS encoding co-chaperone GroES has translation MSFGIKPLGARVVIKMVEAEEKTKSGIVLPGQAKEQPQMAEVVAVGPGTEEEKMELKAGDKVVFSKYAGTEIKYAGEEYTIMSQKDILAIVE, from the coding sequence ATGAGTTTTGGAATCAAGCCGCTTGGCGCTAGAGTAGTAATTAAGATGGTTGAAGCTGAAGAAAAGACCAAGAGCGGGATCGTTCTTCCCGGACAGGCGAAGGAACAGCCTCAAATGGCTGAAGTAGTTGCCGTAGGCCCTGGAACAGAAGAAGAAAAGATGGAATTAAAAGCCGGAGATAAGGTGGTATTCTCCAAGTATGCAGGTACTGAAATCAAATATGCCGGTGAAGAATATACCATTATGAGCCAGAAAGATATTTTGGCAATCGTAGAATAG
- a CDS encoding DUF554 domain-containing protein has product MLGPIVNAAAIVVCGLAGTYIIKGVPERFENLVMKAIALSLIYIGISGALENKRVMILILSLVIGAIIGEAINIDAQMNRLGKWAEGKLGFSEGNFSKGFVTASILFCTGSMSIVGSLESGLQGNHEMLFAKAILDGVIAIVFASQLGVGVTFSAVPVFLYEGGIALGATFMKGLLTNEIITEMSAVGSLLIAGIGFNFMEIKEIKVANLIPAIFLPWLFIVAEGMFA; this is encoded by the coding sequence ATGCTTGGACCAATAGTAAATGCTGCCGCAATTGTTGTGTGCGGATTGGCGGGAACATACATAATAAAAGGAGTACCGGAGCGGTTTGAAAATTTGGTAATGAAGGCGATTGCTCTTTCGCTTATTTATATAGGAATATCCGGAGCATTAGAAAATAAACGGGTGATGATTTTAATCCTGAGCCTGGTAATCGGAGCCATTATAGGCGAGGCCATTAACATAGATGCACAAATGAATCGATTGGGAAAATGGGCGGAAGGGAAGCTGGGCTTTTCAGAGGGCAATTTCTCTAAGGGCTTCGTGACAGCCTCCATCTTATTTTGTACAGGCTCCATGTCTATAGTAGGTTCTTTGGAGAGCGGATTGCAGGGAAATCACGAAATGCTTTTTGCTAAAGCTATATTGGATGGGGTCATTGCCATTGTATTTGCCTCTCAATTGGGAGTCGGAGTGACGTTCTCCGCTGTGCCTGTTTTTCTTTATGAGGGGGGTATCGCTCTTGGGGCGACCTTTATGAAGGGATTGCTCACAAATGAAATCATCACGGAAATGTCTGCCGTAGGAAGTCTTTTGATCGCAGGAATTGGCTTTAATTTTATGGAAATAAAGGAGATCAAGGTAGCTAATCTGATCCCCGCTATCTTTCTGCCGTGGCTGTTTATCGTTGCAGAAGGAATGTTTGCATAA
- a CDS encoding DNA-3-methyladenine glycosylase family protein → MVVREKVKDFNVDHIFDCGQCFRWNREQDGSYTGIAFGKPVNISFETYMEEQGEGRLCIDNIDEAEFEEHWCGYLDLNRDYGEIKRILAEKDPIMAEAIKSGQGIRILRQDPWETLISFIISQNNNIPRIKKCIESLCELFGESAGSFRGRNYFAFPKAPVLARLTEEQLAPVRLGYRAKYIIETAKKVAADHAGAEPTDTEEILQTLEQLPLADTAKGYAYLTSLCGVGPKVANCILLFGMAKHESFPIDVWVRRVMHRLYGIDEKDMKHMADYAADHFGSYGGIAQQYLFYHIRQLEK, encoded by the coding sequence ATGGTAGTCAGAGAAAAAGTTAAGGATTTTAATGTGGATCATATATTTGACTGCGGCCAGTGCTTTCGGTGGAACAGAGAGCAGGACGGCAGTTATACCGGGATCGCTTTTGGCAAGCCGGTGAATATAAGTTTTGAAACATATATGGAAGAACAAGGTGAAGGCAGGCTTTGTATTGATAATATTGATGAGGCAGAGTTTGAAGAGCATTGGTGCGGATATCTGGATTTAAATCGGGATTATGGGGAAATTAAAAGGATTTTAGCCGAAAAAGATCCCATCATGGCGGAAGCTATAAAATCCGGACAGGGAATACGAATCCTAAGGCAGGATCCGTGGGAAACGCTGATTTCTTTTATTATCTCTCAAAATAACAATATCCCCCGCATAAAAAAGTGTATTGAGAGCTTATGTGAGCTGTTTGGAGAATCGGCAGGAAGCTTTCGGGGAAGAAACTATTTTGCTTTTCCAAAAGCACCGGTTCTCGCCCGGTTGACCGAAGAACAGCTGGCACCCGTCAGACTGGGGTATCGGGCCAAATATATCATTGAAACCGCGAAAAAGGTCGCAGCAGATCACGCCGGTGCCGAACCGACAGATACAGAGGAAATTTTACAAACGCTGGAGCAGCTTCCCCTGGCGGATACGGCAAAGGGGTATGCGTATTTGACCAGCCTGTGCGGTGTGGGACCTAAGGTGGCGAATTGCATATTATTGTTTGGAATGGCAAAACATGAAAGCTTTCCCATCGATGTGTGGGTTCGCCGGGTGATGCACCGATTGTATGGGATAGACGAAAAGGATATGAAACATATGGCAGATTATGCTGCCGACCATTTTGGTTCGTATGGGGGAATAGCACAACAGTATTTATTTTATCATATAAGACAGTTAGAAAAATGA
- a CDS encoding Asp23/Gls24 family envelope stress response protein has protein sequence MKVYSLVGKSGTGKSYQAMSVCGKKDIPAIIDDGLFIYESRILQGQSAKRQATKIGAIKTALFTDEEHRKAVAEKIKEVDPDKILILGTSVGMVDKIAERLELPEIEERIFIEDITTKAQRNAARKQRVELGKHVIPVPAGQLKTDFSGYFLHPIRMIRGFGFGSKENMQERSVVRPTYSYLGEFFISDKVVNDIVYYLGEQNKGVHSIVRVLTQNTKTGISLTVMVNMRYGNKVMECARELQQEITEHVAYMTAFNINSVDVEVKGLI, from the coding sequence ATGAAAGTTTATTCTCTTGTCGGAAAAAGTGGAACGGGGAAGAGTTATCAGGCTATGTCCGTATGCGGGAAAAAGGATATTCCTGCCATTATTGATGACGGCCTGTTCATATATGAGAGCCGTATCTTACAGGGACAGTCTGCCAAAAGGCAGGCGACGAAAATCGGGGCCATAAAAACAGCTCTTTTTACAGATGAAGAGCACCGTAAGGCAGTTGCTGAAAAAATAAAAGAAGTCGACCCGGACAAGATCTTAATCCTGGGGACATCTGTGGGAATGGTAGACAAAATTGCCGAAAGATTGGAGCTGCCGGAGATAGAAGAACGAATTTTTATCGAGGATATTACGACAAAGGCTCAAAGAAACGCAGCCAGAAAGCAGCGGGTGGAGTTGGGCAAGCACGTGATTCCGGTACCTGCAGGACAATTAAAGACAGATTTCTCGGGCTATTTTCTGCATCCCATTCGCATGATCAGAGGGTTTGGTTTCGGCAGTAAGGAAAATATGCAGGAACGGTCCGTAGTCCGGCCTACATACAGCTATTTAGGGGAATTTTTTATTTCGGATAAGGTGGTAAACGATATCGTATATTATTTGGGGGAACAGAATAAAGGCGTGCATTCGATTGTGCGGGTACTCACCCAAAATACAAAGACCGGTATAAGCCTGACGGTCATGGTAAATATGAGATATGGCAATAAGGTCATGGAATGTGCCAGAGAGCTGCAGCAGGAAATTACGGAACATGTGGCTTATATGACGGCCTTTAATATCAATTCCGTAGACGTGGAGGTCAAAGGGCTGATATAG
- a CDS encoding DUF362 domain-containing protein, protein MAYKITDACINCGACEPECPVEAISENDNARIIDADKCIDCGACANACPTDAIIEG, encoded by the coding sequence ATGGCTTACAAAATCACAGATGCTTGCATCAACTGCGGAGCTTGCGAACCAGAATGTCCTGTGGAAGCAATTTCTGAGAATGACAACGCTAGAATCATAGATGCGGACAAGTGTATTGATTGCGGCGCATGTGCAAACGCATGTCCAACTGATGCGATCATAGAGGGTTAA
- a CDS encoding redox-sensing transcriptional repressor Rex, producing the protein MKKGSKISNAVIKRLPRYRRYLNELNRKGVDKISSRELSDLIGYTASQIRQDLNNFGGFGQQGYGYNVEALYNEISSILGLDKEYKMVIVGAGNLGQAIANHTSYYKAGFVVCSLFEVNPKLIGIKINDIDVRDCEELVQYIEDNAIDIGIICTTKDAAQEVADRMSFAGIKGIWNFAAVDLEVPESVAVENVHLSDGLHSLAYHINRNHYLS; encoded by the coding sequence ATGAAAAAAGGTTCAAAAATATCAAATGCGGTAATTAAGCGTTTACCCAGATACAGAAGATATCTGAATGAGCTCAACAGAAAAGGTGTGGATAAAATTTCTTCAAGAGAATTGAGTGATTTAATCGGGTATACCGCTTCTCAAATCAGACAGGACCTTAATAATTTTGGGGGCTTCGGTCAACAGGGTTATGGCTACAATGTAGAAGCATTATATAATGAAATCAGCAGCATTTTAGGACTCGATAAAGAATATAAAATGGTTATTGTGGGCGCAGGAAATCTGGGACAGGCAATCGCGAATCACACGTCCTATTATAAGGCCGGATTTGTTGTATGCTCTTTATTTGAAGTAAATCCAAAGCTGATAGGAATCAAGATAAATGACATTGATGTTCGGGACTGTGAGGAACTGGTTCAGTATATCGAAGACAATGCTATTGATATAGGGATTATTTGTACGACGAAGGATGCGGCACAGGAAGTAGCGGACAGAATGTCCTTTGCCGGTATAAAAGGAATCTGGAATTTTGCGGCAGTTGATTTGGAAGTGCCGGAATCTGTGGCGGTAGAAAATGTGCATTTGAGTGACGGATTGCACTCGCTGGCATATCATATTAATAGAAATCATTATTTATCATAG
- the acpP gene encoding acyl carrier protein, whose amino-acid sequence MTFDKIKEIIMEQLSVDESQVTLETHLMKDLEADSLDAVEIIMAIEDEFDIEVPDEDAEKFQCVGDIVKYVEEKLN is encoded by the coding sequence ATGACATTTGACAAAATAAAGGAAATTATTATGGAGCAGTTAAGCGTAGACGAATCACAGGTGACTCTTGAAACTCATCTGATGAAGGATTTGGAAGCGGACTCATTGGATGCGGTGGAAATCATCATGGCGATTGAAGATGAATTCGACATTGAAGTGCCGGATGAAGATGCTGAGAAATTCCAATGTGTTGGTGACATTGTTAAGTACGTTGAAGAAAAATTAAACTAG